From Falco cherrug isolate bFalChe1 chromosome 4, bFalChe1.pri, whole genome shotgun sequence, one genomic window encodes:
- the JMJD8 gene encoding jmjC domain-containing protein 8 isoform X1 — MAAARRLLLLVLPLAWARPAGGTDPSGGGWLAGTVPEEQRCTVERADASLTYSLFLQRFAFSRPVILRGVTDNSAFRALCTREKLLAAFGACPVRLSTANTYSYRKVDVPFQEYVEQLLKPQDPARLGSDTLYFFGDNNFTEWGPLFQRYVPPPFRIPGTSPAYSFGIAGSGSGVPFHWHGPGFSEVIFGRKRWFLYPPDKTPHFHPNETTLAWLHHTYPVLLPSERPLECTLRPGEHPQLSPSRSCTSLTAGGTPHSTWTPASSSPPSWGRAGKDEDMSPPSQLQ; from the exons atggcggcggcgcggcggctgctgctgcttgtgctgccgCTGGCCTGGGCCCGGCCCGCGGGCGGCACCGACCCGTCGGGCGGCGGCTG GCTGGCGGGCACGGTACCGGAGGAGCAGCGCTGCACCGTGGAGCGGGCCGACGCCTCCCTCACCTACTCCCTCTTCCTGCAGCG GTTCGCCTTCTCCCGGCCGGTCATCCTGCGCGGGGTCACCGACAACTCA GCCTTCCGTGCCCTCTGCACCCGGGAGAAGCTTCTGGCGGCCTTTGGGGCCTGCCCGGTGCGGCTCAGCACCGCCAACACCTACTCCTACCGCAAAG TGGACGTGCCCTTCCAGGAGTATgtggagcagctgctgaagcCGCAGGATCCGGCCAGGCTGGGCAGTG ACACTCTCTACTTCTTCGGGGACAATAATTTCACTGAGTGGGGCCCCCTCTTCCAGCGGTACGTGCCCCCTCCCTTCCGCATCCCGGGCACCAGCCCTGCCTACAGCTTCGGGATCGCAG GCTCAGGATCTGGTGTTCCCTTTCACTGGCATGGTCCCGGTTTCTCTGAGGTGATCTTTGGGAGGAAG CGCTGGTTTCTGTATCCACCGGATAAAACACCCCACTTCCACCCCAACGAGACAACGCTGGCCTGGCTTCACCACACATACCCCGTGCTGCTGCCGTCGGAGCGGCCACTGGAGTGCACCCTCCGCCCCGGGGAG CACCCCCAGCTCTCTCCCAGCAGGTCCTGTACTTCCCTGACCGCTGGTGGCACGCCACACTCAACCTGGACACCAGCGTCTTCATCTCCACCTTCCTGGGGTAGAGCTGGGAAGGATGAGGACATGTCACCACCATCCCAGCTGCAGTGA
- the JMJD8 gene encoding jmjC domain-containing protein 8 isoform X2, with product MAAARRLLLLVLPLAWARPAGGTDPSGGGWLAGTVPEEQRCTVERADASLTYSLFLQRFAFSRPVILRGVTDNSAFRALCTREKLLAAFGACPVRLSTANTYSYRKVDVPFQEYVEQLLKPQDPARLGSDTLYFFGDNNFTEWGPLFQRYVPPPFRIPGTSPAYSFGIAGSGSGVPFHWHGPGFSEVIFGRKRWFLYPPDKTPHFHPNETTLAWLHHTYPVLLPSERPLECTLRPGEQVLYFPDRWWHATLNLDTSVFISTFLG from the exons atggcggcggcgcggcggctgctgctgcttgtgctgccgCTGGCCTGGGCCCGGCCCGCGGGCGGCACCGACCCGTCGGGCGGCGGCTG GCTGGCGGGCACGGTACCGGAGGAGCAGCGCTGCACCGTGGAGCGGGCCGACGCCTCCCTCACCTACTCCCTCTTCCTGCAGCG GTTCGCCTTCTCCCGGCCGGTCATCCTGCGCGGGGTCACCGACAACTCA GCCTTCCGTGCCCTCTGCACCCGGGAGAAGCTTCTGGCGGCCTTTGGGGCCTGCCCGGTGCGGCTCAGCACCGCCAACACCTACTCCTACCGCAAAG TGGACGTGCCCTTCCAGGAGTATgtggagcagctgctgaagcCGCAGGATCCGGCCAGGCTGGGCAGTG ACACTCTCTACTTCTTCGGGGACAATAATTTCACTGAGTGGGGCCCCCTCTTCCAGCGGTACGTGCCCCCTCCCTTCCGCATCCCGGGCACCAGCCCTGCCTACAGCTTCGGGATCGCAG GCTCAGGATCTGGTGTTCCCTTTCACTGGCATGGTCCCGGTTTCTCTGAGGTGATCTTTGGGAGGAAG CGCTGGTTTCTGTATCCACCGGATAAAACACCCCACTTCCACCCCAACGAGACAACGCTGGCCTGGCTTCACCACACATACCCCGTGCTGCTGCCGTCGGAGCGGCCACTGGAGTGCACCCTCCGCCCCGGGGAG CAGGTCCTGTACTTCCCTGACCGCTGGTGGCACGCCACACTCAACCTGGACACCAGCGTCTTCATCTCCACCTTCCTGGGGTAG
- the JMJD8 gene encoding jmjC domain-containing protein 8 isoform X3 produces the protein MAAARRLLLLVLPLAWARPAGGTDPSGGGWLAGTVPEEQRCTVERADASLTYSLFLQRFAFSRPVILRGVTDNSAFRALCTREKLLAAFGACPVRLSTANTYSYRKVDVPFQEYVEQLLKPQDPARLGSDTLYFFGDNNFTEWGPLFQRYVPPPFRIPGTSPAYSFGIAGSGSGVPFHWHGPGFSEVIFGRKRWFLYPPDKTPHFHPNETTLAWLHHTYPVLLPSERPLECTLRPGEVLYFPDRWWHATLNLDTSVFISTFLG, from the exons atggcggcggcgcggcggctgctgctgcttgtgctgccgCTGGCCTGGGCCCGGCCCGCGGGCGGCACCGACCCGTCGGGCGGCGGCTG GCTGGCGGGCACGGTACCGGAGGAGCAGCGCTGCACCGTGGAGCGGGCCGACGCCTCCCTCACCTACTCCCTCTTCCTGCAGCG GTTCGCCTTCTCCCGGCCGGTCATCCTGCGCGGGGTCACCGACAACTCA GCCTTCCGTGCCCTCTGCACCCGGGAGAAGCTTCTGGCGGCCTTTGGGGCCTGCCCGGTGCGGCTCAGCACCGCCAACACCTACTCCTACCGCAAAG TGGACGTGCCCTTCCAGGAGTATgtggagcagctgctgaagcCGCAGGATCCGGCCAGGCTGGGCAGTG ACACTCTCTACTTCTTCGGGGACAATAATTTCACTGAGTGGGGCCCCCTCTTCCAGCGGTACGTGCCCCCTCCCTTCCGCATCCCGGGCACCAGCCCTGCCTACAGCTTCGGGATCGCAG GCTCAGGATCTGGTGTTCCCTTTCACTGGCATGGTCCCGGTTTCTCTGAGGTGATCTTTGGGAGGAAG CGCTGGTTTCTGTATCCACCGGATAAAACACCCCACTTCCACCCCAACGAGACAACGCTGGCCTGGCTTCACCACACATACCCCGTGCTGCTGCCGTCGGAGCGGCCACTGGAGTGCACCCTCCGCCCCGGGGAG GTCCTGTACTTCCCTGACCGCTGGTGGCACGCCACACTCAACCTGGACACCAGCGTCTTCATCTCCACCTTCCTGGGGTAG
- the JMJD8 gene encoding jmjC domain-containing protein 8 isoform X4: protein MAAARRLLLLVLPLAWARPAGGTDPSGGGWLAGTVPEEQRCTVERADASLTYSLFLQRFAFSRPVILRGVTDNSAFRALCTREKLLAAFGACPVRLSTANTYSYRKVDVPFQEYVEQLLKPQDPARLGSGSGSGVPFHWHGPGFSEVIFGRKRWFLYPPDKTPHFHPNETTLAWLHHTYPVLLPSERPLECTLRPGEHPQLSPSRSCTSLTAGGTPHSTWTPASSSPPSWGRAGKDEDMSPPSQLQ from the exons atggcggcggcgcggcggctgctgctgcttgtgctgccgCTGGCCTGGGCCCGGCCCGCGGGCGGCACCGACCCGTCGGGCGGCGGCTG GCTGGCGGGCACGGTACCGGAGGAGCAGCGCTGCACCGTGGAGCGGGCCGACGCCTCCCTCACCTACTCCCTCTTCCTGCAGCG GTTCGCCTTCTCCCGGCCGGTCATCCTGCGCGGGGTCACCGACAACTCA GCCTTCCGTGCCCTCTGCACCCGGGAGAAGCTTCTGGCGGCCTTTGGGGCCTGCCCGGTGCGGCTCAGCACCGCCAACACCTACTCCTACCGCAAAG TGGACGTGCCCTTCCAGGAGTATgtggagcagctgctgaagcCGCAGGATCCGGCCAGGCTGGGCAGTG GCTCAGGATCTGGTGTTCCCTTTCACTGGCATGGTCCCGGTTTCTCTGAGGTGATCTTTGGGAGGAAG CGCTGGTTTCTGTATCCACCGGATAAAACACCCCACTTCCACCCCAACGAGACAACGCTGGCCTGGCTTCACCACACATACCCCGTGCTGCTGCCGTCGGAGCGGCCACTGGAGTGCACCCTCCGCCCCGGGGAG CACCCCCAGCTCTCTCCCAGCAGGTCCTGTACTTCCCTGACCGCTGGTGGCACGCCACACTCAACCTGGACACCAGCGTCTTCATCTCCACCTTCCTGGGGTAGAGCTGGGAAGGATGAGGACATGTCACCACCATCCCAGCTGCAGTGA
- the STUB1 gene encoding E3 ubiquitin-protein ligase CHIP produces the protein MKGKEEREGGTGGPGAAGPGAGSAGAGSPEKSHSAQEHKEQGNRLFGGRKYPEAAACYGRAINRNPLVAVYYTNRALCYLKMQQHDKALADCKRALELDGQSVKAHFFLGQCQMEMENYDEAIANLQRAYNLAKEQRLNFGDDIPSALRIAKKKRWNSIEEKRINQENELHSYLTKLIMAEKERELAECQKMQQEENADESRSRVQLASIEAKHDKYLADMDELFSQVDEKRKKRDIPDYLCGKISFELMREPCITPSGITYDRKDIEEHLQRVGHFDPVTRSPLTQDQLIPNLAMKEVIDAFISENGWVEDY, from the exons atgaaggggaaggaggagcgGGAGGGCGGCACGGgggggcccggggcggcggggccgggcgcggggagCGCGGGGGCCGGTAGCCCCGAGAAGAGCCACAGCGCGCAGGAGCACAAGGAGCAGGGGAACCGGCTCTTCGGCGGCCGCAAGTACCCCGAGGCCGCCGCCTGCTACGGCCGCGCCATC AACCGCAACCCCTTGGTGGCCGTCTACTACACCAACCGAGCCCTCTGCTACCTGAAGATGCAGCAGCACGACAAGGCGCTGGCAGATTGCAAGCGAGCCCTGGAGCTGGATGGCCAGTCGGTGAAGGCTCACTTCTTCCTGGGCCAGTGCCAGATGGAGATGGAGAACTACGATGAGGCTATTGCTAACCTGCAGCGAG cctACAATCTCGCCAAGGAAcaacggctgaattttggagacgaTATCCCCAGCGCACTGCGCATCGCCAAGAAGAAACGCTGGAACAGCATCGAGGAGAAGCGGATCAACCAGGAGAACGAACTGCACTCCTACCTGACCAAGCTGATCATGGCAGAGAAAGAGAG GGAGCTGGCCGAGTGCCAGAAGatgcagcaggaagaaaatgcagatgagAGCCGGAGCCGAGTTCAGCTGGCCAGCATCGAGGCCAAGCAC GACAAGTACCTGGCAGACATGGATGAGCTCTTCTCTCAAGTGGACGAGAAGAGGAAG AAGCGGGATATCCCTGACTACCTGTGCGGGAAGATCAGTTTCGAGCTGATGAGAGAGCCCTGCATCACACCCAGCGGGATCACTTATGACAGGAAGGACATCGAGGAACATCTCCAG CGCGTGGGTCATTTCGATCCAGTGACGCGGAGTCCTTTGACCCAGGATCAGCTGATCCCCAACCTCGCCATGAAGGAGGTGATAGATGCGTTCATCTCGGAGAATGGCTGGGTGGAGGATTACTGA
- the RHBDL1 gene encoding rhomboid-related protein 1 isoform X1, with amino-acid sequence MDRSSLLQLIQEQLDPENTGFIGVETFASLVHSHELPLDPAKLDMLVALAQGNDEGQVCYQELVDLISSKRSSSFKRAIANGQRALPRDVLLDETGLGFYKRFVRYVAYEILPCEMDRRWYFYQHRTCPPPVFMAAVTLTQIIVFLCYGARLNKWVLQTYHPEYMKSPLVYHPGHRARAWRFLTYMFMHVGLEQLGFNALLQLMIGVPLEMVHGILRISFLYLAGVLAGSLTVSITDMRAPLVGGSGGVYALCSAHLANVVMNWAGMRCPYKLLRMVLALVCMSSEVGRAVWLRFSPPLPASGPQPSFMAHLAGAIVGISMGLTILRSYEESLQDQCGWWVLLLSYGTFLLFAVFWNIFAYDLLGAQIPPPP; translated from the exons ATGGACAggagctccctgctgcagctcatcCAGGAGCAG CTCGACCCCGAAAATACCGGTTTCATCGGGGTGGAGACGTTCGCCAGCCTCGTGCACAGCCATGAGCTGCCCCTGGACCCCGCCAAGCTGGACATGCTGGtggccctggcacagggcaACGACGAGGGGCAGGTCTGCTATCAGGAGCTGGTAGACCTG ATCAGCAGCAAGCGCTCGAGCAGCTTCAAACGTGCCATTGCCAACGGGCAGCGAGCCCTGCCCCGCGACGTGCTGCTGGACGAGACCGGCCTGGGCTTCTACAAGCGCTTCGTTCGCTACGTGGCCTATGAGATCCTGCCCTGCGAGATGGACCGGCGCTGGTACTTCTACCAGCACCGCACGTGTCCACCCCCTGTCTTCATGGCAGCTGTCACCCTCACCCAG ATCATCGTGTTCCTCTGCTACGGGGCCCGGCTGAACAAGTGGGTGCTGCAGACCTACCACCCCGAGTACATGAAGAGCCCCCTGGTCTACCACCCTGGGCACCGGGCGCGTGCCTGGCGCTTCCTCACCTACATGTTCATGCACGTGGG gctggagcagctggggtTCAACGCCCTCCTGCAGCTGATGATCGGGGTGCCCCTGGAGATGGTGCACGGCATCTTGCGCATCAGCTTCCTCTACCTGGCCGGTGTCCTGGCAG GCTCCCTCACTGTCTCCATCACTGACATGCGGGCCCCCCTGGTTGGGGGCTCGGGGGGCGTCTACGCACTCTGCTCGGCACACCTTGCCAACGTTGTCATG AACTGGGCCGGGATGCGCTGCCCCTACAAGCTGCTGCGGATGGTGCTGGCGCTGGTGTGCA TGAGCTCGGAGGTGGGTCGTGCCGTCTGGCTCCGCTTCTCGCCCCCGCTGCCGGCCTCgggcccccagcccagcttcATGGCCCACCTGGCCGGGGCCATCGTGGGCATCAGCATGGGGCTGACCATCCTGCGCAGCTACGAGGAGAGCCTGCAGGACCAGTGTGGCTGGTGGGTGCTGCTCCTCTCCTACggcaccttcctcctcttcGCCGTCTTCTGGAACATCTTTGCCTACGACCTGCTGGGGGCACAGATCCCCCCGCCGCCataa
- the RHBDL1 gene encoding rhomboid-related protein 1 isoform X2: protein MDRSSLLQLIQEQLDPENTGFIGVETFASLVHSHELPLDPAKLDMLVALAQGNDEGQISSKRSSSFKRAIANGQRALPRDVLLDETGLGFYKRFVRYVAYEILPCEMDRRWYFYQHRTCPPPVFMAAVTLTQIIVFLCYGARLNKWVLQTYHPEYMKSPLVYHPGHRARAWRFLTYMFMHVGLEQLGFNALLQLMIGVPLEMVHGILRISFLYLAGVLAGSLTVSITDMRAPLVGGSGGVYALCSAHLANVVMNWAGMRCPYKLLRMVLALVCMSSEVGRAVWLRFSPPLPASGPQPSFMAHLAGAIVGISMGLTILRSYEESLQDQCGWWVLLLSYGTFLLFAVFWNIFAYDLLGAQIPPPP from the exons ATGGACAggagctccctgctgcagctcatcCAGGAGCAG CTCGACCCCGAAAATACCGGTTTCATCGGGGTGGAGACGTTCGCCAGCCTCGTGCACAGCCATGAGCTGCCCCTGGACCCCGCCAAGCTGGACATGCTGGtggccctggcacagggcaACGACGAGGGGCAG ATCAGCAGCAAGCGCTCGAGCAGCTTCAAACGTGCCATTGCCAACGGGCAGCGAGCCCTGCCCCGCGACGTGCTGCTGGACGAGACCGGCCTGGGCTTCTACAAGCGCTTCGTTCGCTACGTGGCCTATGAGATCCTGCCCTGCGAGATGGACCGGCGCTGGTACTTCTACCAGCACCGCACGTGTCCACCCCCTGTCTTCATGGCAGCTGTCACCCTCACCCAG ATCATCGTGTTCCTCTGCTACGGGGCCCGGCTGAACAAGTGGGTGCTGCAGACCTACCACCCCGAGTACATGAAGAGCCCCCTGGTCTACCACCCTGGGCACCGGGCGCGTGCCTGGCGCTTCCTCACCTACATGTTCATGCACGTGGG gctggagcagctggggtTCAACGCCCTCCTGCAGCTGATGATCGGGGTGCCCCTGGAGATGGTGCACGGCATCTTGCGCATCAGCTTCCTCTACCTGGCCGGTGTCCTGGCAG GCTCCCTCACTGTCTCCATCACTGACATGCGGGCCCCCCTGGTTGGGGGCTCGGGGGGCGTCTACGCACTCTGCTCGGCACACCTTGCCAACGTTGTCATG AACTGGGCCGGGATGCGCTGCCCCTACAAGCTGCTGCGGATGGTGCTGGCGCTGGTGTGCA TGAGCTCGGAGGTGGGTCGTGCCGTCTGGCTCCGCTTCTCGCCCCCGCTGCCGGCCTCgggcccccagcccagcttcATGGCCCACCTGGCCGGGGCCATCGTGGGCATCAGCATGGGGCTGACCATCCTGCGCAGCTACGAGGAGAGCCTGCAGGACCAGTGTGGCTGGTGGGTGCTGCTCCTCTCCTACggcaccttcctcctcttcGCCGTCTTCTGGAACATCTTTGCCTACGACCTGCTGGGGGCACAGATCCCCCCGCCGCCataa